One segment of Anguilla anguilla isolate fAngAng1 chromosome 1, fAngAng1.pri, whole genome shotgun sequence DNA contains the following:
- the mboat7 gene encoding lysophospholipid acyltransferase 7, with protein sequence MSPEELTYLGILAIAIPAGFLFRYLSPPVKQGAALLLGLSTALATCGVYTLHSLITVVGTWAIIKFNWRSAPHLSLGWTFLYLLFFRLGTFFGLPPSTPFCNAVQLLLTLKMVSLANEVQSFHLMKKEDVSSFSKSSVIGGLSQEPSFYDIISYSYCYVGLMTGPFFRYQTYVDWLQQPNPALLPGREPCLRRLQFVPLYAALFLFVNSYFPLAYVRTEEFLEHHFFFRLFYMTAVFFVFRMRFYAAWCGAEAGCISAGLGCYPEGAKSKPGGGPTVQYSPDPDTPVVYDFKTIQNIDCYNTDFCVKVRHGMRYWNMSVQWWLHHYIYPNSPFKGYTLKAAWTMFISAYWHGLHPGYYLSFLTIPLCMGAESALESTVRAKMGPSGQNIFDWVHWFLKMRAYDYMCMGFVLLGFWDTIHYWTSIYFCIHFIAIGCILLGKVLKVKGEKRREKKDDGEKSVGKEEEKLKEEVRE encoded by the exons ATGTCCCCAGAGGAGCTCACCTATCTTGGGATCCTTGCCATCGCCATACCAGCGGGATTTCTGTTCCGCTATCTGA GTCCTCCAGTCAAACAAGGGGCAGCTTTGCTCCTGGGCTTATCCACCGCCCTAGCAACCTGCGGGGTTTACACTCTGCACTCACTGATCACTGTTGTAGGAACATGGGCCATCATAAAGTTCAACTGGAG GAGTGCTCCCCATCTTTCTCTGGGCTGGACCTTTCTGTACCTCTTGTTCTTCCGGTTGGGCACTTTTTTCGGCTTACCACCCTCAACGCCATTTTGTAATGCAGTCCAGCTTCTTCTCACACTGAAG ATGGTCAGTCTAGCCAATGAGGTGCAGAGTTTTCACCTGATGAAAAAAGAGGATGTGAGCTCATTTTCCAAGTCCTCTGTGATTGGAGGACTTTCCCAAGAGCCTTCGTTTTATGATATCATTTCCTACAGTTACTGTTACGTTGGATTGATgacag GCCCATTCTTTCGTTACCAAACCTATGTGGACTGGCTCCAGCAGCCGAACCCCGCCTTGCTCCCTGGCCGTGAGCCCTGCCTGCGTCGCCTGCAGTTTGTGCCCCTGTACGCGGCCCTCTTCCTGTTCGTCAACTCCTACTTCCCCTTGGCTTATGTGCGCACTGAAGAGTTCCTCGAGCATCACTTCTTCTTCAG GTTGTTCTACATGACGGCCGTGTTCTTCGTGTTCCGGATGAGGTTCTACGCGGCCTGGTGTGGTGCAGAAGCAGGCTGCATCAGCGCAGGCTTGGGCTGCTACCCAGAAGGCGCCAAGTCCAAGCCTGGCGGGGGGCCTACTGTGCAGTATAG CCCCGATCCCGATACCCCGGTTGTTTACGACTTCAAAACCATCCAGAACATTGACTGCTACAACACTGACTTCTGTGTGAAAGTGAGACATGGAATGAGATACTGGAACATGTCTGTGCAGTGGTGGTTGCATCACTATATCTACCCCAACAGTCCGTTCAAAGGATACACACTCAA AGCTGCCTGGACCATGTTTATCAGCGCCTATTGGCACGGCCTCCATCCTGGCTACTACCTCTCCTTCCTCACTATTCCACTCTGTATGGGGGCAGAGTCTGCCCTTGAGAGTACCGTTAGAGCCAAAATGGGGCCCAGTGGTCAAAACATCTTCGACTGGGTTCACTGGTTCCTCAAGATGAGAGCTTATGATTACATGTGCATGGGTTTTGTTTTGCTAGGTTTCTGGGACACTATCCATTACTGGACCTCCATATAtttctgcattcatttcattgCTATAGGGTGCATATTGCTGGGGAAGGTCTTGAAGGTAAAGGgtgagaagaggagggagaagaaGGATGATGGAGAGAAAAGTGTAGGGAAGGAAGAAGAGAAGCTAAAAGAGGAGGTGAGAGAATAG